A part of Eubacterium sp. AB3007 genomic DNA contains:
- a CDS encoding ferredoxin gives MRYIVNKSCIGCGACAYVCPVIFKMTEKGQAEAEPMDVPIEALKAADYAMENCPACAIVPAD, from the coding sequence ATGAGATACATAGTGAACAAGAGTTGCATAGGGTGCGGTGCCTGCGCTTATGTATGTCCAGTGATCTTCAAGATGACAGAGAAAGGACAGGCAGAGGCAGAGCCAATGGATGTTCCCATCGAGGCTCTGAAAGCGGCTGATTACGCCATGGAGAACTGCCCGGCCTGCGCCATCGTGCCAGCGGATTAG
- a CDS encoding ComEC/Rec2 family competence protein: MSIRRILFWVVVAVIMYIASCGVYAADGGQMKVHMINVGNGDAALIEYNGHYALIDGGHSSNNTKKYKDGKKGNGKGLCALDKVDGDYDKNLFSFFEHFDNDMKKLTGQKATDVIIDKADEYVADFDNELDAYDRDPSSSNLTDEEIAFYEQKEDAFEEAREQMEREAYTSAPVRAFIELKDDDHLKYNKDSVLFKYYTGLGYQFIYHQTDTYMKSEDYQNGGYNDCLTYLHKKNISTIDYMILTHSHQDHVGGLSGILANDEITVRNIIWNGSSYGTGNFRVFEHEMIDRDRDRKSMVWKGDDDNQKKKENVITSFALNDKVLFTELGDTESLPAFTEEAAEDDDDLGHTVNNQSLVYRVELDGASMLFTGDAETSRQKAILSKYKNDLNVDVYKAAHHCHNNASNVNFNDAMSPYFVLTSCGTSKEPHKTARAALAGADMWLTKGNGDAIVATIAPSRFTVKNGNGKNITESPKYTHTLDYTVGASFGTPNNTKAAFAAGGKTVDALRYTTTAVRYYNPPAGSIRLTAKAGWYYDTIQRQKSAGDKGVSSSDWQKGGVTSLNGDFRGTVYYRFSNKYGKSFVRKTDGFETRGNRTSIRKGRIALAGYNSATLDWYPVKGVSKYKVWFKKGKKWKSAGTTRQLYLTARKLPAGKKVQLRVQGVGKKGYAYAYIRTLKKMAAPKVKSRGGKARVSWKKLTGAAGYQVAVNAKVLSTVKGSRSATISVTKGKKLKYKVRAYTVSNGKTIYGPWSKVKKYKI, encoded by the coding sequence ATGAGTATCAGGAGAATACTTTTTTGGGTTGTTGTGGCGGTGATCATGTACATCGCTTCCTGTGGTGTCTATGCGGCAGACGGGGGTCAGATGAAGGTCCACATGATCAACGTTGGTAACGGGGATGCGGCCCTCATCGAATACAACGGTCACTATGCGCTGATCGATGGCGGACACTCCTCTAATAACACAAAGAAATACAAGGATGGAAAGAAGGGCAACGGAAAAGGACTTTGTGCGTTGGACAAAGTCGATGGGGATTATGATAAGAATCTCTTTAGTTTCTTCGAACACTTTGACAACGACATGAAAAAACTGACCGGACAAAAAGCGACAGATGTCATAATCGATAAGGCGGATGAGTATGTCGCCGATTTCGATAATGAATTGGATGCCTATGACAGAGATCCGAGTTCGTCAAATCTGACCGACGAGGAGATCGCGTTTTATGAACAAAAGGAGGATGCATTCGAAGAAGCCAGAGAGCAGATGGAGAGGGAGGCCTACACATCTGCACCTGTAAGAGCCTTCATTGAACTCAAGGATGATGACCATCTGAAATACAACAAAGATTCCGTTCTATTTAAGTACTACACAGGATTGGGGTATCAGTTCATATACCATCAGACAGATACATACATGAAGAGTGAGGATTACCAGAACGGAGGATACAATGATTGTCTGACCTATCTGCACAAGAAAAACATCTCAACAATTGATTATATGATCCTGACACATTCGCATCAGGATCACGTGGGTGGTTTGTCAGGGATTCTGGCAAATGATGAGATCACAGTGAGAAATATTATCTGGAACGGCAGTTCCTACGGTACTGGAAACTTCCGGGTTTTTGAACACGAGATGATTGACCGGGATCGGGATCGCAAGAGCATGGTCTGGAAAGGAGACGATGACAATCAGAAGAAGAAAGAGAACGTAATTACTTCTTTTGCTCTGAATGACAAGGTTCTGTTTACTGAATTGGGGGATACGGAGTCCCTTCCTGCTTTCACTGAAGAGGCGGCGGAAGACGATGATGACCTTGGACACACTGTCAATAATCAGTCCCTGGTTTATCGAGTGGAGTTGGATGGAGCCTCGATGCTTTTCACAGGTGATGCCGAGACCAGTCGCCAAAAGGCGATCCTTTCAAAATACAAGAATGATCTCAACGTGGACGTATACAAGGCAGCCCATCACTGCCACAACAACGCCAGCAATGTGAATTTCAACGACGCCATGAGCCCTTACTTTGTGCTGACCTCCTGCGGAACATCAAAAGAACCACATAAGACTGCCAGAGCAGCCCTGGCAGGCGCGGATATGTGGCTCACCAAGGGGAATGGGGATGCGATCGTTGCAACGATCGCACCAAGCCGTTTTACCGTGAAGAACGGCAATGGGAAGAATATCACCGAGTCTCCGAAGTATACACATACCCTGGACTATACCGTGGGTGCCAGCTTCGGTACGCCGAACAACACCAAGGCAGCGTTCGCGGCCGGGGGCAAGACAGTGGATGCACTTCGTTACACCACCACCGCTGTCAGGTACTACAACCCGCCCGCCGGGAGCATCCGGCTGACGGCGAAGGCAGGCTGGTACTATGACACCATCCAGCGGCAGAAGAGTGCCGGTGATAAGGGGGTATCTTCTTCGGACTGGCAGAAGGGAGGCGTCACTTCGCTGAATGGCGATTTTCGAGGGACAGTGTACTATCGCTTCTCCAACAAATACGGAAAGAGTTTTGTGCGTAAGACAGATGGGTTCGAGACCCGTGGAAACAGAACTTCCATCCGGAAGGGGCGCATCGCGCTGGCGGGATATAACAGTGCGACGCTGGACTGGTATCCGGTGAAAGGAGTTTCGAAATACAAAGTATGGTTCAAGAAGGGCAAGAAATGGAAGAGTGCCGGAACCACCAGGCAGTTGTACCTCACCGCCAGGAAATTGCCTGCTGGTAAGAAAGTTCAACTCCGTGTCCAGGGGGTCGGCAAGAAAGGTTACGCATACGCCTATATCAGGACTCTTAAGAAGATGGCCGCACCCAAGGTGAAGTCCAGAGGAGGAAAGGCGAGGGTCTCCTGGAAGAAACTGACCGGTGCTGCCGGGTATCAGGTGGCTGTCAATGCAAAGGTCCTGTCCACCGTGAAGGGATCGCGCAGTGCGACCATCAGTGTGACCAAAGGCAAGAAACTGAAGTACAAGGTCCGGGCGTACACCGTGAGCAACGGTAAAACGATCTATGGTCCTTGGTCCAAGGTGAAAAAATACAAGATCTAG
- a CDS encoding GntR family transcriptional regulator, with the protein MVKYKSMSLASQVYERIQNDILTEVYKRGEIISENRLTTELGVSRTPIREALSKLAEEGLIMESPAGTVVVGISDDDVDDYYEVRRRIEGMVCGRTAARVNVDTLEALQDIVDMQEIYMSKGDVDKLQELDYNFHKIIYASCGSRVFSSLLRGMHRRSKRYRKANYQFVPERSQASIAEHKAILEALKAQDAEEAERLMNEHVENSYKTRVKIREERK; encoded by the coding sequence ATGGTAAAATATAAGAGTATGTCCCTGGCGAGCCAGGTATACGAAAGAATACAGAACGACATCCTCACGGAGGTCTACAAGAGAGGAGAGATCATCAGTGAAAATAGGCTGACCACAGAGCTGGGCGTCAGCCGGACCCCCATCCGTGAAGCGCTGAGCAAGCTGGCGGAGGAGGGACTGATCATGGAATCTCCGGCTGGCACTGTGGTAGTAGGCATCTCGGACGACGATGTAGATGACTACTATGAAGTCAGACGGCGCATCGAAGGGATGGTCTGCGGCCGGACAGCGGCGCGGGTCAACGTGGATACGCTGGAGGCATTGCAGGACATCGTGGACATGCAGGAGATCTACATGAGCAAGGGAGATGTAGATAAGCTGCAGGAACTGGACTACAATTTCCACAAGATCATCTACGCCAGCTGCGGCAGCCGGGTGTTCAGCTCGTTGCTCCGCGGCATGCATCGGCGCAGCAAGCGCTATCGTAAGGCCAACTACCAGTTCGTGCCGGAGCGATCCCAGGCCTCCATCGCCGAGCACAAAGCCATCCTGGAGGCGCTGAAAGCACAGGATGCAGAAGAAGCGGAACGGCTGATGAACGAACATGTTGAGAATTCCTACAAGACGAGAGTGAAGATCAGAGAAGAAAGGAAATAG
- a CDS encoding isocitrate/isopropylmalate family dehydrogenase — translation MHKMFGRRRLNKKNMERNRRFNRGRTNIKEKLRERKRKGSYVGDLVNMSIKEINEMGEVADSVGQFRHLLNDQLSRVLAMTDEKSRPKDYSSMTQIVIGLVPGDGIGPIIMEQAERLLKVLLEKELRSGTVVLKEIEGLTIENRLQKQETIPADVMAQIKKCDVLLKGPTTTPKGGNMESANVRLRKELDLYANVRPVYIPEKNIDWVFFRENTEGEYALGSSGVEIPGKLAIDFKVTTEPGTKRIARRAFDYADSTGRNRVSIVTKANIMKKTDGNFSRICHEVGGRYPNIEMDEWYIDIMAANLVNEDIRSDFQVFLLPNLYGDIITDLAAQLQGGVGTAGSANIGDQYAMFEAIHGSAPRMIEDGLGDYANPASIFKACEMMLTHIGFHAKARALESVLDECLNREKSVVVTGFKEGATCKEFADYVIGKLL, via the coding sequence ATGCATAAGATGTTTGGCAGAAGAAGACTGAATAAAAAAAACATGGAGCGAAACCGCAGGTTCAACCGGGGACGCACCAACATCAAGGAGAAACTCCGGGAACGTAAGCGTAAGGGTTCCTATGTAGGTGATCTGGTGAACATGAGCATCAAGGAGATCAATGAGATGGGAGAGGTAGCAGACTCCGTTGGACAATTCCGACATCTGCTGAACGACCAGTTATCAAGAGTCCTGGCGATGACCGATGAGAAGAGCCGACCGAAAGACTATAGTTCCATGACCCAGATCGTCATCGGACTGGTACCGGGGGATGGCATCGGGCCCATTATCATGGAGCAGGCAGAACGCCTTCTGAAGGTGCTGCTGGAGAAGGAACTCCGCTCTGGTACAGTGGTGCTGAAGGAGATCGAGGGGCTGACCATAGAGAACAGACTGCAAAAGCAGGAGACAATCCCCGCAGACGTGATGGCACAGATCAAGAAATGCGATGTACTCCTGAAAGGCCCCACCACAACCCCCAAGGGGGGCAACATGGAGAGCGCCAATGTACGGCTACGGAAGGAACTGGATCTCTATGCCAATGTGCGTCCGGTGTACATCCCGGAAAAGAACATCGACTGGGTGTTTTTCCGGGAGAACACGGAGGGGGAGTATGCGCTGGGAAGCTCTGGCGTGGAGATTCCGGGCAAACTGGCGATCGATTTCAAGGTGACCACGGAGCCCGGTACCAAGCGCATTGCAAGGCGCGCCTTTGACTATGCGGACAGCACAGGCCGTAACCGTGTTTCCATCGTGACCAAGGCAAATATCATGAAGAAAACGGACGGGAACTTCTCACGGATCTGCCATGAGGTAGGTGGGCGGTATCCCAATATTGAGATGGACGAGTGGTACATCGACATCATGGCAGCCAACCTGGTGAACGAGGATATTCGCAGTGATTTCCAGGTGTTCCTGCTCCCCAACCTGTACGGGGATATCATCACCGACCTGGCAGCTCAGTTGCAAGGCGGTGTAGGGACGGCGGGCAGTGCCAATATAGGAGATCAGTATGCCATGTTCGAGGCGATCCATGGCAGCGCACCACGCATGATCGAGGATGGGCTTGGAGACTATGCCAATCCAGCCAGTATATTCAAGGCCTGCGAGATGATGCTTACCCACATCGGCTTCCATGCCAAGGCCCGGGCGCTGGAGTCAGTGCTGGACGAGTGTCTGAACAGAGAGAAGAGTGTGGTGGTCACAGGATTCAAGGAAGGGGCTACCTGTAAGGAATTTGCCGATTATGTGATCGGGAAATTGCTGTAG
- a CDS encoding precorrin-6B methylase — protein sequence MEKQLFTNEVILQWLQYFAENTPIDLEQIKMMDVTKKNKNLIPTVESHKAVLAFMEAGDTEIFYRMWNAGLGDCEVWYNEGSDPVGEIKHDDVRFMIDRGINASAGMLVVNPNAMSTYKNGLGDLTVRSGGNQVGSEIRHIILRKMHVDAEDTVCVVGGEIIAVDAAFHANEGTVIACEYNRKQRDALEDNIDYFDLRNVHIIDRVAPETLADLPVPDVAFIVASASMEQEIQCLMELNPHINLVVYTLDFVEAGRMKDLFEKHGIKDAEVLQMTISKLNAKNTFDTEPAPWIISGRKEKED from the coding sequence ATGGAGAAACAGTTGTTTACGAACGAAGTGATACTGCAGTGGCTGCAGTATTTTGCAGAGAATACGCCCATCGATCTGGAACAGATCAAGATGATGGACGTCACCAAGAAGAACAAGAACCTGATCCCCACCGTGGAATCCCATAAGGCAGTCCTGGCCTTCATGGAAGCCGGCGATACAGAGATCTTCTATCGCATGTGGAACGCGGGGCTGGGGGACTGCGAGGTCTGGTATAACGAGGGTTCTGACCCTGTGGGCGAGATCAAACACGACGATGTGCGTTTCATGATCGACCGCGGCATCAACGCCTCTGCCGGCATGCTGGTGGTCAACCCCAACGCCATGAGCACCTATAAGAACGGACTAGGCGATCTCACGGTCCGCAGCGGAGGAAACCAGGTAGGCAGCGAGATCCGCCACATTATCCTCCGAAAAATGCATGTGGATGCGGAAGACACCGTATGTGTGGTGGGCGGTGAGATCATCGCCGTGGACGCCGCCTTCCATGCCAACGAAGGAACGGTCATCGCTTGCGAATACAACCGTAAGCAGCGGGATGCCCTGGAAGACAACATCGATTACTTTGACCTACGGAACGTCCACATCATCGACCGTGTAGCGCCGGAGACATTGGCCGATCTACCGGTACCGGACGTAGCCTTCATCGTTGCCTCCGCCAGCATGGAGCAGGAGATCCAGTGTCTGATGGAGCTTAACCCCCACATCAACCTGGTGGTCTACACACTGGATTTCGTCGAGGCTGGCAGGATGAAGGATCTGTTCGAGAAGCATGGCATCAAGGACGCGGAGGTGCTGCAGATGACCATCTCCAAGCTGAACGCCAAGAACACCTTTGACACCGAACCCGCCCCATGGATCATTTCCGGGCGGAAAGAGAAGGAAGATTGA
- a CDS encoding 2-isopropylmalate synthase, whose translation MLERSGKTNLLENASYQYELQDVKEPNLHRAMFDYEEAPKIAFNHRRVPMQMPEDIWITDTSFRDGQQAMAPYTVKQIVDLFKLLSRLGGPYGIIRQSEFFVYTKKDREAVLKCMDLGLKFPEITTWIRASKEDFKLVKDLGIRETGILVSCSDYHIFKKMGMTRKQCMEYYLETISEAFEAGVMPRCHLEDLTRADFYGFVVPFVNKIMDLSRQAGIPVKIRACDTMGYGVPYTEAALPRSVAGIIYGLQHFSKVPSEMLEWHGHNDFYHAVSNATTAWLYGACAVNCSLLGIGERTGNIPLEAMVFEYAGLRGSMDGMDPTAITEIGRYFEDEIGYWIPPRTPFVGEDFNMTKAGIHADGLMKDEEIYNIFNTTKILGRKPGVTISKTSGTAGIAYWLNDHFMLEGEKMYKKNDPLVATLKEWVDEMYADGRNTSISNREIRHKLKELGVIND comes from the coding sequence ATGTTAGAGAGATCGGGAAAGACCAATCTGCTGGAGAATGCCAGCTATCAATATGAGTTGCAGGATGTGAAGGAACCCAACCTTCACAGAGCCATGTTCGACTATGAGGAGGCTCCCAAGATCGCCTTCAACCACCGCCGCGTCCCCATGCAGATGCCGGAGGATATCTGGATCACGGACACTTCCTTCCGGGATGGGCAGCAGGCGATGGCTCCCTATACGGTCAAGCAGATCGTGGATCTGTTTAAACTCTTGTCGAGACTAGGCGGGCCGTATGGGATCATCCGTCAGTCGGAGTTCTTTGTGTACACTAAGAAAGACAGAGAAGCCGTGCTGAAGTGCATGGATCTGGGACTGAAATTCCCGGAGATCACCACATGGATCCGGGCCAGTAAGGAGGATTTCAAACTTGTAAAGGATCTGGGGATTCGGGAGACCGGCATACTGGTATCCTGCAGTGACTATCACATCTTCAAGAAGATGGGGATGACCCGCAAACAGTGCATGGAGTACTACCTGGAGACAATCAGCGAAGCCTTTGAGGCAGGGGTCATGCCGCGCTGCCATCTGGAGGATCTGACCAGAGCCGATTTCTATGGCTTTGTGGTGCCCTTCGTGAACAAGATCATGGATCTGTCCAGGCAGGCGGGGATCCCTGTGAAGATCCGGGCCTGCGATACCATGGGATACGGCGTCCCCTACACCGAGGCAGCCCTGCCAAGATCCGTTGCAGGCATCATCTATGGCCTGCAGCATTTCTCCAAGGTGCCCAGCGAGATGTTGGAGTGGCACGGACACAATGACTTCTATCACGCCGTTTCCAACGCGACAACCGCTTGGCTGTACGGCGCCTGCGCGGTCAACTGCTCACTGCTGGGGATCGGTGAGCGGACAGGGAACATTCCGCTGGAAGCCATGGTGTTCGAGTACGCAGGCCTGCGCGGTTCCATGGACGGTATGGATCCTACGGCGATCACCGAGATCGGACGCTATTTCGAAGATGAGATCGGCTATTGGATCCCGCCCCGCACGCCATTCGTAGGCGAAGATTTCAACATGACCAAGGCTGGCATCCATGCCGATGGTCTCATGAAAGATGAAGAGATCTACAACATTTTCAATACCACCAAGATCCTGGGCCGCAAGCCTGGCGTCACCATCAGCAAGACCAGCGGGACAGCGGGCATCGCTTACTGGTTGAACGACCACTTCATGCTGGAAGGGGAGAAGATGTACAAGAAGAACGATCCTTTGGTGGCCACCCTGAAGGAATGGGTGGACGAAATGTATGCGGATGGCCGCAATACCAGTATCTCCAACCGTGAGATCCGTCACAAGCTCAAAGAGCTGGGCGTGATCAACGACTAA
- a CDS encoding aconitate hydratase, which translates to MGLTLAQKIIKDHLVSGTMEPGSEIALRIDQTLTQDATGTMAYLEFETMGIPRVRTELSVAYIDHNTLQSGFENADDHRFIQSMAKKYGLKFSRPGNGICHQVHLERFGIPGKTLIGSDSHTPTGGGIGMLAMGAGGLDVAVAMGGGAYHITMPKMYRVNLTGHLTPFVTAKDVSLEILRLLSVKGGVGAIIEWNGPGIKGLSVPERATITNMGTELGATTSIFPSDEVTRAFLEAEGRGDVYRPLDSDPDAVYDKVIDINLSDLEPEIACPHSPDAVVKVAEVAGTRVDQVCIGSCTNSSLFDMLKVAALLKKKTIAPSVSLSVSPGSKQVLRMLADCGALSDILASGARVLECACGPCIGMGFSPNSGGVSLRTFNRNFEGRSGTKDGQVYLVSPEVAVAAALKGVITDPRDLGQMPEIHMPVAFRIDDSAVIDPAPVEEADQVEILRGPNIREFPEGEPVGDTLAARLTLKVGDNITTDHIMPAGAKILPYRSNIPHLSQFCFGVCDEKFPENAKAAGRSIVVGGENYGQGSSREHAALVPLYLGVRAVVAKSFARIHMANLINAGIMPLTFADPADYDRLEQGTSLELRGILEGLKTGRMALCKVETGEEIPVCCAYTDRQQDILLAGGLLKYVAKENA; encoded by the coding sequence ATGGGACTGACATTAGCACAGAAAATCATCAAAGATCACCTGGTCAGCGGCACTATGGAACCAGGTAGCGAGATCGCCCTCCGCATCGACCAGACATTGACTCAGGACGCCACAGGAACCATGGCCTACCTGGAGTTTGAGACCATGGGGATCCCCCGTGTACGCACAGAGCTTTCCGTGGCATACATCGACCACAACACCCTGCAATCCGGGTTTGAGAATGCGGATGACCACCGTTTCATCCAATCCATGGCAAAGAAATACGGTCTGAAGTTTTCCCGCCCAGGAAATGGGATCTGTCACCAGGTGCATCTGGAGCGGTTCGGGATTCCCGGGAAGACCCTGATCGGGTCAGACAGTCATACGCCTACCGGCGGCGGGATCGGCATGCTGGCCATGGGCGCCGGCGGACTGGACGTGGCGGTGGCCATGGGAGGTGGTGCCTACCACATTACCATGCCAAAGATGTACAGGGTCAACCTGACCGGACACCTGACGCCCTTCGTGACCGCTAAGGACGTAAGCTTGGAGATCCTTCGGCTTCTGTCTGTAAAGGGCGGAGTAGGTGCCATCATCGAGTGGAACGGCCCTGGGATCAAGGGCCTCTCGGTACCGGAACGGGCGACGATCACCAACATGGGGACGGAACTGGGCGCCACCACCTCGATCTTTCCTTCCGATGAGGTGACCAGGGCCTTTCTGGAGGCAGAAGGCAGAGGCGATGTCTACCGCCCGCTGGACAGCGATCCGGATGCGGTGTATGATAAAGTCATCGACATCAATCTGTCAGATCTGGAACCGGAGATTGCCTGTCCTCACAGCCCTGATGCGGTGGTGAAGGTGGCAGAGGTGGCGGGCACCAGAGTAGACCAGGTCTGCATCGGTTCCTGTACCAACTCCTCTCTGTTCGATATGCTGAAGGTGGCAGCGCTTCTGAAGAAGAAGACCATTGCCCCTTCCGTGAGTCTGTCTGTTTCACCAGGCTCCAAGCAGGTGCTCCGAATGCTTGCAGACTGCGGGGCACTGTCCGATATCCTGGCCAGCGGTGCACGGGTGCTGGAATGCGCCTGTGGTCCCTGCATCGGCATGGGATTCTCGCCGAATTCAGGGGGTGTGTCCTTGCGGACCTTCAATCGAAATTTTGAAGGACGCAGCGGCACCAAGGATGGCCAGGTCTATCTGGTCTCCCCGGAGGTGGCGGTGGCAGCCGCGCTAAAGGGCGTTATCACTGATCCCAGGGATCTGGGACAGATGCCGGAGATCCATATGCCGGTAGCTTTCCGCATTGATGACTCTGCTGTGATCGATCCGGCGCCTGTCGAGGAAGCCGATCAGGTGGAGATCCTGCGGGGACCGAACATCAGGGAGTTCCCGGAAGGAGAGCCTGTGGGGGATACTCTGGCAGCCAGGCTCACGCTGAAGGTGGGAGACAACATCACCACTGACCACATCATGCCGGCGGGAGCCAAGATTTTGCCCTATCGGTCTAACATCCCGCATCTGTCTCAGTTCTGTTTTGGGGTCTGCGATGAGAAGTTCCCGGAGAATGCCAAAGCCGCCGGGCGGAGTATTGTCGTGGGCGGAGAGAACTACGGACAGGGTTCCTCCCGGGAGCATGCCGCATTGGTTCCTTTGTATCTTGGAGTGCGGGCTGTGGTCGCCAAGAGTTTTGCGCGGATCCATATGGCAAACCTGATCAATGCCGGCATCATGCCCCTGACCTTTGCAGATCCGGCGGATTATGATAGACTGGAACAGGGCACATCCCTGGAACTGAGGGGCATCCTGGAGGGACTGAAAACAGGAAGGATGGCTTTGTGCAAGGTGGAGACCGGAGAAGAGATTCCGGTGTGCTGTGCATACACCGACCGACAGCAGGATATCCTTCTTGCCGGAGGACTACTGAAGTATGTGGCAAAGGAGAATGCATAA